Part of the Pangasianodon hypophthalmus isolate fPanHyp1 chromosome 9, fPanHyp1.pri, whole genome shotgun sequence genome is shown below.
ATCCAGTACaaactggtggctctgtggTGGCTGAAATGGTGCCTCGTTCAGCAGAAGTGGGCTATCTTGTGACTAAAGTGGTGGCTGTGGATGTGGACTCTGGCCAGAATGCCTGGCTCTCATATAAACTGCACAAAGCGACAGACAGGGCGCTGTTTGAAGTGGGCTTACAGAATGGAGAAATAAGAACTGTGCGCCAAGTCACTGATAAAGATGCTGTGAAACAGAAGCTCACTGTTGTAGTGGAGGACAACGGACAGCCCTCTCGTTCAGCTACAGTCAATGTTAACGTGGCGGTGGCGGACACTTTCCCTGAAGTGCTCTCCGAGTTCACTGACTTTACGCACGACAAGGAATACAACGACAACCTGACATTTTATCTCGTCCTGGCCTTGGCTGtagtttcttttctcttcatcGTGTCCATCATAGCTATACTGTCAGTGAAATGCTACAGATGGAAACGTGAGCGGATGTTTTACAAATCCGGTGCCAATCTACCAGTGATTCCGTATTATCCACCCCTTTACGCAGACGTAGGAGGAACAGGAACTTTACAGCATATGTACAATTACGAAGCTTACAGAACCACTGACTCTAGAAGAAGTGATGTGAAATACGCCAGACCTCCTGCTGAGAGCATCATTAGTCTGGACAACAGCGGAACACAAACACTTGCGCATGCGCAGCGGATGGATATAACTAATGGTGATTCTCCTCAGGTGAGCTACACTCCAGTTAAAATTGTCAAAGCCTGacttttactgtttactgtttcagCGTTTCAGCtttaagaggttttttttcattaaatttaagGTCTTCCTTACTCTGGTAATGTTATATTTCCTATCAccattctttcttttcccccttttttctgTTAAGATTTTGGCAGACATTAAGTAAACGCCCCCCCaccccgttttttttttttttttaaactgttccTATTTCATAATTACGGTAATATTATTTCTGCCTTGTTTATAGTCCTACTTACAGTTGGGATATCAGTTTATTTTTGTGCTTGTTTTATCTGAGGAACTTTTTACACCACTTTGTTTTTTACCGTTTaatctgtctgtttttgttttaagaaATGTCATTGCAAGTGATCTGCGTATTGTTAAAACTTCACATGCTTGTGTAGTTCGATATACTGGACTCATAGTGCCGCTGTAGGTCAAAGAGTTGCAGACtgcggatttttttttttttttttaagtacagaACCACCCCCTTTATTCAGACGCgtacacagagaaagagagatgaagagagcaCATCGAGGTAAAAGCAAAGCTGAACCGCTAAAATTACTACCTTAATCATACCTGGTTggattatattgtattatttttcatttcggTGCAGAAGAAAATATTGGACAGAACAATGGCGCTGCAAGTACTACTGGTTGTTtgtcttctcctcctctcttcaGTGCACGCACAGGTCAGTTACTCCATTCCTGAGGAAATGTCGAAAGGTTCTTCAGTCGGTAACATTGCGCAGGATTTGGGTTTAGATGTAAAAAGACTGAAATCAGGTAAAGCTCGGATTTTTACTGGGGACAACACTGAATACATCGAGCTGAATATAGAAAAGGGAATGTTGCTTATCAAAGAGAGAATAGACCGAGAGACTCTGTGTGGGCAGACAACGCCTTGTGCACTGCATTTTCAGATTATTCTTGAAAATCCAATGGAATTTTACAGCGTTACCGTCGAGGTTCAGGATGTCAACGACAACTCTCCTTTATTCAAAAGGACGgaaatgaatttcagaattaGTGAGTCAGCTGTATCTGGGGCGAAATTTGTTTTAGAAAGAGCGATGGACCCTGATGTTGGATTAAATAGTCTTCAAAGTTATTCCTTGAATCCCACAGACAATTTTTCTTTGAAACTTCAAAATCAGCTAGATGGAAGTAAGATTGTCGAAATGATCCTTCACAAACCTCTTGATCGCGAAAAGCAAGAGCAGTTCTCTTTAGTCCTAATTGCTGTAGATGGCGGCGATCCCCCGTTATCTGGCACTTCACAGATACACATCACAGTGTTAGATGCTAATGACAATGCGCCTGTTTTTACACAAGAAGTGTATAAGGCAACCATTAAAGAGAATTCCCCAAAAGGCACCGTGGTTACGCGAGTGAGCGCCTCAGACGCCGACAAAGGATCTAATGGTAAAATAAGATATTCAATAACAAATACACTCGAAATTTTCCCCGTATTGTTTGAAATTAATGAGACAAATGGTGAAGTCAAAGTGTCTGGAAATCTAGATTATGAAAAGTCTCGTCACTATCAAATTCACGTGCAAGCAACTGATGATGGTGGTTTAACTGATTCGTGTAAAGTTAATGTAGATGTTACAGATATAAATGATAATACTCCAGTTATTAATATAATGTCTAAACTCAATACCATATCTGAAGACTCAAAAGCGGACACTGTTGTGACAATGATAAACGTCCAAGACCCAGACTTTGGTGAAAATGGAGAGGTTCACTGTTTCCTGAGTCCAAATATACCATTTACCCTAAAATTAACAGCAAGCAATTTCTTCACTTTGGTGACCGATAGTGATTTAGACCGGGAGAGAGAGTCTGAGTATAATATCACTGTAATGTGCGCTGATGAAGGATCTCCTTCGCTCTCCAGTAGCGTCACTCTCTCTTTACAGATATCAGATGTGAATGATAACGCACCTGTCTTTGAGAAGAGCTCATATGAGGCttctattacagaaaataactCACCAAGTCTGTCCATATTCACAGTCAAAGCCATAGACGCAGACTCAAAACAGAATGCCCGTGTTTCTTACATACTGGAGGAGTCTTCGGTTAACGGAGTGCCTGTTTCCTCTTACGTGTCCATCAGTGCTGATAGTGGCGTTATCCATGCAGTGCGCTCTTTTGATTACgagcaaattaaacattttaatttccgTGTAAAAGCGCAGGATGGAGGCAACCCGCCTCTCAGTAGCAACGTGAGTGTGAAAATCAGTATTCAGGACCAGAATGACAACGCGCCTCAGATCCTGTATCCAGTACaaactggtggctctgtggTGGCTGAAATGGTGCCTCGTTCAGCAGAAGTGGGCTATCTTGTGACTAAAGTGGTGGCTGTGGATGTGGACTCTGGCCAGAATGCCTGGCTCTCATATAAACTGCACAAAGCGACAGACAGGGCGCTGTTTGAAGTGGGCTTACAGAATGGAGAAATAAGAACTGTGCGCCAAGTCACTGATAAAGATGCTGTGAAACAGAAGCTCACTGTTGTAGTGGAGGACAACGGACAGCCCTCTCGTTCAGCTACAGTCAATGTTAACGTGGCGGTGGCGGACACTTTCCCTGAAGTGCTCTCCGAGTTCACTGACTTTACGCACGACAAGGAATACAACGACAACCTGACATTTTATCTCGTCCTGGCCTTGGCTGtagtttcttttctctttatcgTGTCCATCATAGCTATACTGTCAGTGAAATGCTACAGATGGAGACGTGAGAGACTGTTTTACAAATCCGGTGCCAATCTACCAGTGATTCCGTATTATCCACCCCTTTACGCAGACGTAGGAGGAACAGGAACTTTACAGCATATGTACAATTATGAAGCTTACAGAACCACTGACTCTAGAAGAAGTGATCTGAAACACACCGGGACGGCTGAACAGGATATCATTAGTCTGGACAACAGCggaacacaaacactgactcaTGCTCAGATGGAGAAACTAACCAAATTCGGTGATCAGGTGAGATTTCTAAAGTGTTTTGGAGTCAGctattataaaataatcataatgttTTAGGCATAATCATAATGTCAGTAAAGGTATCCAAGTTGTCTAATAAAAGTTGTCTTGTAGTATTAACTTAAAGCAACCA
Proteins encoded:
- the LOC113529575 gene encoding protocadherin gamma-A11 isoform X17 — its product is MALQVLLVVCLLLLSSVHAQVSYSIPEEMSKGSSVGNIAQDLGLDVKRLKSGKARIFTGDNTEYIELNIEKGMLLIKERIDRETLCGQTTPCALHFQIILENPMEFYSVTVEVQDVNDNSPLFKRTEMNFRISESAVSGAKFVLERAMDPDVGLNSLQSYSLNPTDNFSLKLQNQLDGSKIVEMILHKPLDREKQEQFSLVLIAVDGGDPPLSGTSQIHITVLDANDNAPVFTQEVYKATIKENSPKGTVVTRVSASDADKGSNGKIRYSITNTLEIFPVLFEINETNGEVKVSGNLDYEKSRHYQIHVQATDDGGLTDSCKVNVDVTDINDNTPVINIMSKLNTISEDSKADTVVTMINVQDPDFGENGEVHCFLSPNIPFTLKLTASNFFTLVTDSDLDRERESEYNITVMCADEGSPSLSSSVTLSLQISDVNDNAPVFEKSSYEASITENNSPSLSIFTVKAIDADSKQNARVSYILEESSVNGVPVSSYVSISADSGVIHAVRSFDYEQIKHFNFRVKAQDGGNPPLSSNVSVKISIQDQNDNAPQILYPVQTGGSVVAEMVPRSAEVGYLVTKVVAVDVDSGQNAWLSYKLHKATDRALFEVGLQNGEIRTVRQVTDKDAVKQKLTVVVEDNGQPSRSATVNVNVAVADTFPEVLSEFTDFTHDKEYNDNLTFYLVLALAVVSFLFIVSIIAILSVKCYRWRRERLFYKSGANLPVIPYYPPLYADVGGTGTLQHMYNYEAYRTTDSRRSDLKHTGTAEQDIISLDNSGTQTLTHAQMEKLTKFGDQQKPPNADWRFNQNQRPGPSGAAATPEVAMGTGPWPNPPTEAEQLQALMAAANEVSEATNTLGPGTMGLSTRYSPQFTLQHVPDYRQNVYIPGSTATLSANPQQPQQPPQALPAPQVTSAQVEPPKAQTPASKKKITKKEKK